A genomic stretch from Candidatus Methanomassiliicoccus intestinalis Issoire-Mx1 includes:
- a CDS encoding DMT family transporter — protein sequence MIDVDLKEDSSPESPVQQDLEDARRLEHKKRVRFGYMMALFCAIFWGLWYVPGEAIWLINPFDQMTAAISATDGDALATVIGAVVITGLNAIFVIIALLVWNGALGKLREMGRTVRQMRHCTKWFFLASIFGGPLAVLGSFLAMGFVGAAFAAVAGLMYPVVGSILAHFTGQKVSKRALLGILAIVIGGITVYAGGLIEDLANGGGSIWGYVGGIMAAIGWGTEGIIASKGLDVAEPDIGITLRFVGEGIIWWVIAIPILALLGYPVLTYVVQILDPLTIGVLIMLGITFGCCYVTWYKSFTLIGVNRGQGVGNLYGICAVIFLFVFMGRVPDWTIILGGILCIVGSLVMFTEGSIGLETLKTDEFISKEAAPAKKTSSNTKKTNANGTASKVKLRPIKFRILELYSDGEEHWNSEVVKVIQSEYGMGSGYGRDLINFDIIELAAGGLLKELAVAQDDGTYKAGALLHKYKITEFGKNQPCLASI from the coding sequence ATGATAGATGTAGATTTGAAAGAGGATTCCAGTCCGGAGTCACCAGTACAACAAGACTTGGAAGACGCACGTCGGTTGGAGCATAAAAAAAGAGTACGCTTCGGATATATGATGGCTTTGTTTTGTGCGATTTTCTGGGGATTGTGGTATGTTCCAGGAGAAGCGATCTGGCTTATTAATCCTTTTGATCAAATGACTGCAGCAATTTCTGCTACAGATGGGGATGCTCTAGCGACTGTGATTGGTGCAGTAGTTATTACAGGACTTAATGCTATTTTCGTAATTATTGCATTATTGGTGTGGAACGGCGCTCTTGGAAAGTTGCGTGAGATGGGGAGAACGGTTAGACAGATGCGCCATTGTACAAAATGGTTCTTTTTGGCATCGATTTTTGGCGGACCGCTGGCAGTTTTAGGATCGTTTTTGGCAATGGGTTTTGTCGGCGCTGCATTTGCGGCAGTAGCAGGATTAATGTATCCTGTTGTAGGTTCAATCCTTGCTCATTTTACTGGACAAAAAGTTTCTAAAAGAGCATTATTGGGAATTCTTGCCATTGTAATTGGTGGAATTACAGTATATGCAGGTGGCCTTATTGAGGATTTAGCCAACGGTGGTGGATCCATTTGGGGATACGTTGGAGGAATAATGGCTGCCATTGGTTGGGGAACTGAAGGTATTATTGCAAGCAAAGGTCTGGATGTAGCAGAACCTGATATCGGTATTACTCTTAGATTCGTTGGTGAAGGAATTATCTGGTGGGTCATTGCGATTCCGATATTAGCACTGCTTGGCTATCCTGTATTAACTTATGTAGTACAGATTTTAGACCCTCTTACCATCGGTGTCCTGATTATGCTTGGTATAACTTTTGGTTGCTGCTATGTAACTTGGTATAAATCGTTTACTTTAATTGGTGTTAACAGAGGACAGGGAGTAGGAAATCTATACGGAATCTGTGCAGTTATCTTCCTATTTGTATTCATGGGCAGAGTTCCCGACTGGACAATCATTCTTGGAGGAATTCTCTGTATTGTCGGCAGCTTAGTGATGTTTACTGAAGGAAGCATTGGTCTAGAGACTTTAAAAACTGATGAATTCATCAGCAAGGAAGCAGCACCAGCTAAAAAAACATCATCAAATACCAAAAAAACCAATGCAAATGGAACTGCTTCCAAAGTTAAATTGAGACCTATTAAATTCAGAATTCTTGAATTGTATTCTGATGGTGAAGAGCATTGGAATTCTGAGGTCGTGAAAGTTATCCAGTCCGAATATGGAATGGGTAGTGGATATGGTCGGGATTTGATTAATTTCGATATTATTGAACTTGCTGCAGGCGGCCTGCTTAAAGAACTTGCAGTCGCACAAGATGATGGCACATACAAAGCGGGAGCATTGCTGCACAAGTACAAAATTACTGAATTTGGCAAGAATCAGCCATGCTTAGCGAGTATCTAA
- a CDS encoding cobalamin B12-binding domain-containing protein yields MSNEEIIEKARNAVLEYDADSAVEAAEEAIKAGMNPVDVIANGFTKAMNEIAAKYEAKQLFLPHVVAASDAMTAGIDVLNPYLEKMGVSEGSGLGTIVIGTIEGDIHSIGKDIVAIMLKIAGYNVVNLGRDVPVKDFIEEAKKHNADVIGSSALMTSTMVNQIRIEELLKEDSVRDKFKTMVGGAPVTQDWADKIGADIYAENASDSVNKLKAALN; encoded by the coding sequence ATGTCTAATGAAGAAATAATAGAAAAGGCCAGAAATGCAGTCCTTGAATATGATGCAGACTCCGCAGTTGAAGCTGCTGAGGAAGCAATCAAAGCGGGAATGAATCCTGTAGATGTTATCGCTAACGGTTTCACAAAAGCAATGAATGAGATCGCAGCAAAATATGAAGCAAAACAGCTATTCCTTCCTCATGTCGTGGCTGCATCTGATGCAATGACTGCAGGTATCGATGTTCTGAATCCATACCTTGAAAAGATGGGCGTTTCAGAAGGTTCTGGCCTAGGCACAATTGTGATCGGAACTATTGAAGGAGACATTCATTCGATTGGAAAAGACATTGTGGCAATTATGCTTAAGATAGCTGGGTATAACGTTGTCAACTTAGGACGTGACGTTCCAGTTAAAGACTTTATTGAGGAAGCTAAAAAGCATAATGCAGATGTGATCGGATCTTCAGCTTTGATGACAAGCACCATGGTTAACCAGATTAGAATCGAAGAGCTGCTAAAAGAAGACAGCGTTCGTGACAAATTTAAGACCATGGTTGGTGGAGCACCTGTTACCCAAGATTGGGCAGATAAGATTGGTGCCGACATTTATGCTGAAAATGCATCAGACAGTGTCAACAAACTAAAAGCAGCGTTGAACTAA
- a CDS encoding cobalamin B12-binding domain-containing protein, translating to MGEFETETKELFDAMVAYNKSNLLATVDKARKAGMDPLEIIGVLGTGMTEVGVRFERGKLFLPHVLSAADAMTAAVKVLEADLPVESASSKIASVVMGTVEGDVHDIGKSIVSTLLQCAGFDVHDLGRDVPTSKFINEIKNGCTMLGMSALMTTSMVVQREAIEKLKEEGLRDGVKVMVGGAPATQAWADKIGADGYGENANDAVQVALSLVKK from the coding sequence ATGGGCGAATTCGAAACTGAAACAAAAGAATTGTTTGATGCGATGGTAGCATACAATAAGTCCAACCTCCTGGCAACAGTAGATAAAGCCAGAAAGGCGGGAATGGATCCATTGGAAATTATTGGAGTCCTAGGTACTGGAATGACCGAAGTTGGTGTCCGTTTTGAAAGAGGTAAACTGTTCTTACCACATGTTTTGAGTGCGGCTGATGCAATGACCGCTGCTGTCAAAGTTCTGGAAGCGGATCTTCCTGTAGAATCAGCTAGCAGTAAGATTGCAAGTGTTGTTATGGGTACCGTAGAAGGAGATGTTCATGATATTGGAAAATCAATCGTATCTACGCTTCTCCAGTGTGCGGGTTTTGATGTACATGACTTAGGTAGAGATGTACCAACTTCAAAGTTTATTAATGAGATTAAAAACGGCTGCACAATGCTTGGAATGTCTGCATTGATGACCACATCCATGGTAGTTCAGAGAGAAGCTATTGAAAAATTGAAGGAAGAAGGACTACGCGATGGCGTCAAAGTCATGGTAGGAGGAGCTCCAGCCACTCAAGCATGGGCCGATAAGATTGGAGCAGACGGATATGGCGAGAATGCAAATGACGCTGTTCAGGTTGCATTATCTCTTGTAAAAAAGTGA
- a CDS encoding FprA family A-type flavoprotein — protein MIMNGEKIIDGIYWVGAIDWDVRSFHGYCTPRGTTYNAYLITGDKNILVDTVKKPFLNELLERISSIIDPKDIDIIVSNHTEMDHSGCLLELQSITGATVLASKKGVEGLKMHFPDLKTEEVKDGQEIKCGSKTLKFIDTPMLHWPDSMFTYIPEDGLLFSMDAFGQHYAVSKRFDDEADQDILYQEAQKYYANIITPFSARVIKTLEKAKDLDIKILATSHGVIWRTDLDKIISLYSQWASNNTPQKALIVYDSMWGSTGIMAKEIAEGIASEGVDVEIIKLSETDRSEAMARILTSRAVIMGTPTLNNNMFPTVADMAVYMKGLRPKGRIGAAFGSFGWAGGAVKDLQNIMKDGGLNMFFEPLEVQYIPDSSAKQRCFDFGKEIALKIKSEP, from the coding sequence ATGATCATGAATGGTGAAAAGATAATAGACGGGATCTACTGGGTAGGGGCAATTGATTGGGATGTAAGAAGTTTCCATGGTTACTGCACTCCCAGAGGGACTACATATAATGCGTATCTAATTACTGGAGATAAGAACATCTTGGTGGATACTGTAAAAAAACCGTTTCTTAATGAATTGCTAGAACGCATCAGTAGCATTATTGATCCAAAAGATATTGATATCATAGTATCAAACCACACAGAAATGGATCATTCGGGTTGCCTTCTTGAGTTGCAGTCGATTACAGGGGCGACCGTTTTAGCATCTAAAAAAGGTGTTGAAGGTCTAAAAATGCATTTTCCTGATTTGAAAACTGAAGAAGTCAAGGACGGACAGGAAATAAAGTGCGGTTCTAAAACTCTTAAATTCATTGACACTCCTATGCTTCATTGGCCGGATTCCATGTTTACATACATCCCTGAAGATGGGCTTTTATTCAGCATGGATGCGTTTGGTCAGCACTATGCTGTTTCTAAAAGATTTGATGATGAAGCTGATCAGGATATATTATATCAAGAAGCTCAAAAATATTATGCAAATATTATAACCCCCTTCAGTGCCAGGGTTATAAAGACACTTGAAAAAGCAAAAGATCTTGACATTAAAATCTTAGCAACCTCACATGGAGTAATTTGGAGAACAGATCTTGACAAGATTATTTCGCTTTATTCTCAATGGGCATCTAACAATACTCCTCAAAAGGCACTTATTGTCTATGACAGCATGTGGGGAAGTACTGGAATTATGGCAAAAGAGATTGCTGAAGGAATCGCATCAGAGGGTGTAGATGTAGAGATTATAAAGCTCTCTGAGACGGATCGCAGTGAAGCAATGGCTCGTATTTTGACCTCCAGAGCAGTTATCATGGGTACCCCGACTCTTAATAACAATATGTTCCCGACTGTAGCTGATATGGCAGTATACATGAAAGGATTGAGACCGAAAGGACGAATTGGTGCAGCATTTGGATCATTTGGATGGGCTGGAGGAGCAGTTAAGGACCTGCAAAATATTATGAAGGATGGAGGGCTAAATATGTTTTTTGAGCCTCTAGAAGTTCAATATATACCAGACTCTTCTGCAAAACAAAGATGCTTCGACTTCGGTAAAGAGATTGCTTTAAAGATAAAATCTGAACCCTAA
- the nrdD gene encoding anaerobic ribonucleoside-triphosphate reductase: protein MKAAGQTRVNYSDSKESTELTLFVRTSDEELKAWDKSRIYDALMRETTISEDAAMIVSREVEKMIGELNIEVITAPLIRELTNAKLVEYGLSSVRKQHTRLGVPLYDARQIIMCPNKENANVPHGPEATNLTLAENIKKEFALLEVFTQDLADAHMKGDIHLHDLGMVDRPYCSGQSIEYVKKFGLNLPNALSIAKPAKHPEVLIEQIVKFSAALQGHFSGAIGWDAFNLFLAPYLGDVDDDRMRQLAQILVYEFAQQAVARGGQSIFSDLNLYWEVPDHFVGVPAIGPGGKFTGLNYEDYIEDSQRFVNALFDVYMNGDAMGRPFFFPKPEVHMTEKFFKTDGHEEFLEKISRVASEKGNTYFVFDRGNTAKISECCRLSFKLEQNDLDDAKTPWKMRYSAMQNVTINLPRAAYEANQNDSRLLEILTERLEMVAKAHIQKREFITQLFNMGKNGPLSLLTMNLDGESYYRIHKSSFLVGMVGLNEMVQYHTGEEMHQSKDATMFGLKVIAHMKKEAERIGAEYGLKMPLEQTPAESTAYRFAKLDMKYYPLQSPTVVRGNKSKGEVYYTNSTYMNVGAKISAIDRVKQEGRFHPLIDAGALTHVWLGESKPPAESIASFVVKTFQNTQNAQIAFSPEFTSCLSCGKTVRGLKPSCPACGSPDIEGMTRVTGFFSKTRGWNKGKIGELNDRTRNTIG, encoded by the coding sequence ATGAAAGCTGCAGGACAAACCAGAGTTAATTATTCAGATAGTAAGGAATCTACCGAACTAACTCTATTCGTAAGAACATCGGATGAAGAGCTCAAAGCATGGGACAAATCTAGAATTTATGATGCTCTAATGAGAGAAACGACAATCAGTGAAGATGCCGCAATGATCGTATCCCGCGAAGTGGAGAAAATGATCGGGGAACTTAATATCGAGGTTATAACGGCACCTCTGATAAGAGAACTTACAAATGCCAAGCTTGTGGAATATGGTTTATCATCTGTACGTAAACAACACACTCGGCTGGGAGTTCCTCTCTATGATGCAAGACAGATAATCATGTGCCCGAATAAAGAAAATGCCAATGTTCCACATGGTCCTGAAGCTACAAATCTGACTCTTGCTGAGAATATTAAAAAGGAATTTGCTCTTCTGGAAGTATTTACACAAGATCTTGCTGATGCCCATATGAAAGGTGATATTCACCTTCATGATCTTGGAATGGTTGATCGGCCATATTGTTCTGGGCAGTCAATCGAATACGTAAAAAAATTCGGATTGAATCTGCCAAATGCACTATCTATTGCAAAACCCGCTAAACACCCAGAGGTTCTTATAGAGCAGATTGTTAAATTCTCAGCAGCTCTCCAAGGACACTTTTCTGGAGCTATCGGCTGGGACGCATTTAATCTATTTTTAGCTCCCTATCTCGGCGATGTTGATGACGACCGCATGAGGCAGCTGGCACAGATCTTAGTATATGAATTTGCACAGCAGGCCGTAGCCAGAGGTGGACAGTCTATCTTTTCAGATCTTAACCTTTATTGGGAAGTTCCAGATCATTTTGTTGGTGTTCCTGCAATTGGACCTGGCGGGAAGTTTACAGGCTTGAATTACGAGGATTACATTGAAGATTCCCAGAGATTTGTGAATGCTCTCTTTGATGTGTACATGAATGGAGATGCGATGGGCAGACCGTTTTTCTTCCCGAAACCAGAAGTTCACATGACTGAAAAATTCTTTAAGACTGATGGTCATGAAGAGTTTTTGGAAAAGATTTCCAGGGTTGCATCTGAAAAAGGAAATACGTATTTTGTATTTGACAGGGGAAACACAGCTAAGATCTCAGAATGCTGCAGATTATCATTCAAACTGGAGCAGAACGATCTGGATGATGCAAAGACGCCTTGGAAAATGAGGTACTCTGCAATGCAGAATGTTACAATTAACCTGCCGCGTGCGGCTTATGAAGCAAACCAGAACGATTCCAGACTACTTGAAATACTAACAGAACGTCTGGAAATGGTGGCTAAAGCGCACATCCAGAAAAGGGAATTCATTACTCAGTTGTTCAACATGGGAAAAAATGGTCCGCTGTCGCTTCTCACTATGAACCTGGATGGAGAATCGTACTACCGCATTCATAAATCTTCATTTTTAGTAGGAATGGTAGGGCTTAATGAAATGGTGCAGTATCATACCGGGGAAGAGATGCATCAGTCTAAAGATGCTACCATGTTTGGCCTTAAAGTCATAGCGCACATGAAGAAAGAAGCGGAGAGGATCGGAGCAGAATACGGTCTCAAAATGCCCCTTGAGCAGACGCCGGCAGAATCAACAGCATACCGCTTTGCAAAGCTGGATATGAAATATTATCCACTGCAGTCTCCCACAGTTGTTAGAGGAAACAAATCTAAGGGAGAGGTCTACTACACCAACTCGACTTATATGAACGTAGGGGCTAAGATTTCTGCCATCGACAGGGTGAAACAGGAAGGAAGATTCCATCCCCTCATTGATGCAGGAGCTCTCACGCATGTTTGGTTGGGAGAATCAAAACCTCCGGCTGAGAGTATTGCTTCATTTGTCGTTAAAACATTCCAAAATACGCAGAATGCTCAGATAGCGTTCAGCCCGGAGTTCACTTCCTGTCTCAGCTGTGGAAAAACTGTCCGCGGCCTGAAACCATCATGTCCCGCATGCGGATCACCGGATATTGAAGGGATGACTCGTGTTACTGGTTTCTTCTCTAAAACAAGAGGCTGGAATAAGGGAAAGATTGGAGAGCTTAATGACAGGACACGCAATACGATTGGGTAA
- a CDS encoding DUF998 domain-containing protein — translation MQPLSNIRTAAAVGLTGIAVFSICWICAVVSDSSWIFGVNMISDLGVSDTNAHYFFNYGCMSAGILIYIYGILAAYFSGSTLDRISYVLIALAGMFLIGVGIFTEDVGWPHNLCAYSLFISISISALIRLILYVIYKNTLSAVVTAVLILLIVVIALTQTFPFLEASAVILIMIWIALNCLISILEMKKEGFESKVPT, via the coding sequence GTGCAGCCACTATCAAATATTAGAACGGCGGCAGCAGTTGGTCTTACTGGAATAGCAGTGTTTTCAATATGCTGGATTTGTGCAGTTGTCTCTGATTCTTCATGGATATTTGGTGTGAATATGATTAGCGATCTTGGAGTATCAGATACAAATGCTCATTATTTTTTCAATTATGGATGCATGTCTGCTGGAATACTCATTTACATCTATGGAATATTGGCTGCATACTTCAGCGGATCAACTTTAGATCGAATAAGTTACGTACTTATTGCATTAGCAGGAATGTTCCTGATAGGTGTTGGAATATTTACAGAGGATGTGGGGTGGCCCCATAACTTATGTGCATATTCGTTATTCATTTCTATATCCATTTCTGCTTTGATCCGGTTAATTTTGTATGTCATTTATAAAAATACATTGTCTGCTGTGGTGACGGCAGTCTTGATTCTATTAATAGTTGTCATTGCTCTTACTCAAACATTTCCATTTCTGGAAGCATCTGCTGTTATACTTATCATGATCTGGATTGCTCTGAATTGTCTAATTTCTATACTGGAGATGAAAAAAGAGGGCTTTGAAAGCAAAGTCCCGACATAG
- a CDS encoding DMT family transporter, whose amino-acid sequence MKRITPGREISAMSFIVAALMVIFGIFFLSSIPSGGGLFGIIFILAGIFLVIWHLNNAVGSKRFSLYDITDSKDEVRNKYPFDNDGGFSTSSQKTYCPWCGETLDNSQYVFCPKCGKRM is encoded by the coding sequence ATGAAACGCATCACGCCGGGTAGAGAGATCTCTGCAATGAGCTTTATAGTTGCAGCATTGATGGTCATATTTGGCATATTCTTCTTGAGCTCCATACCTTCAGGTGGCGGTTTATTTGGCATAATATTCATACTTGCTGGAATATTTCTTGTAATCTGGCACCTCAATAATGCTGTTGGAAGTAAACGTTTCTCACTGTATGATATTACAGACAGCAAAGATGAGGTTAGGAATAAATATCCATTCGACAACGATGGCGGATTCAGCACATCATCCCAAAAGACATACTGTCCATGGTGCGGAGAAACTTTAGATAACTCGCAATATGTGTTCTGTCCAAAATGCGGCAAACGCATGTAA
- a CDS encoding DMT family transporter, with the protein MSNIPSKKLSWAYLTIGGIMETVWAVSMKFSEGFTHIPYTIVTVAFILISLVFLSKGMDGGIPVGTAYAVWVGIGAVGAVIAGIVLLGDPVNVVQVLFIMLIIAGIVGLELTSGKKDESSTEK; encoded by the coding sequence ATGTCAAATATTCCAAGCAAGAAACTTTCATGGGCATATCTGACGATCGGAGGAATCATGGAGACTGTCTGGGCAGTATCAATGAAATTCTCTGAAGGATTTACACATATACCCTACACCATTGTCACTGTTGCTTTCATCCTCATCAGTCTGGTGTTTCTATCTAAAGGAATGGACGGTGGGATTCCCGTTGGTACTGCTTACGCGGTCTGGGTTGGCATAGGTGCTGTCGGAGCCGTAATCGCCGGAATAGTGCTGCTCGGAGATCCTGTGAACGTTGTTCAGGTCTTATTTATAATGCTGATCATCGCGGGTATCGTTGGTCTTGAACTTACAAGCGGCAAAAAGGATGAATCTTCAACTGAGAAGTAA
- a CDS encoding DMT family transporter, whose product MAILIWILLIIAGLLEPCWVIALEKSNKLKNLKWTLVTAVTMFGSLFFLSLVMKEIPVGMAYAIWTGIGAIGTLVGGMILYKEPVTYLRIMFILFIVIGIVGIHLTAGL is encoded by the coding sequence GTGGCTATACTCATATGGATACTCTTAATCATAGCTGGTCTGCTGGAACCATGTTGGGTTATAGCGTTAGAGAAATCTAATAAACTGAAGAATCTGAAATGGACGCTGGTGACTGCGGTCACAATGTTCGGCAGTTTATTCTTCCTGTCTCTGGTTATGAAAGAAATTCCTGTAGGCATGGCATATGCGATCTGGACAGGAATAGGCGCCATAGGAACATTAGTGGGCGGCATGATTCTTTACAAGGAACCCGTCACATATCTACGCATCATGTTCATATTGTTCATTGTCATCGGCATCGTCGGCATACATCTGACAGCGGGGCTTTAA
- a CDS encoding ABC-2 transporter permease — MHGLIQKDLYSITGSLKSLLLVMVVFGIIFIPQSGGISFIAVTVFMMSALVISTISMDDFVKWDKYALTLPLSRKDIVKSKYELLIIFSVIGSVIGLGVSAAYNLIVKEASMADLLVMGIMMIAMSIALLSIVMPVIYKYGVEKARILMMVCIFLPIILILGLVYLAEDAGIAIPEMNEVLVIVSALLVSAAVFLLSYFVSLRIYSKIDL; from the coding sequence ATGCACGGATTAATCCAGAAGGATCTGTACAGCATTACTGGCAGCTTAAAATCGCTTCTGCTAGTCATGGTTGTGTTTGGGATTATATTTATTCCGCAGTCCGGAGGCATTTCATTTATTGCCGTGACTGTATTCATGATGTCTGCTCTAGTGATATCAACTATCAGCATGGATGACTTTGTGAAATGGGATAAATACGCTCTGACGCTGCCGTTGAGCAGAAAAGACATTGTAAAAAGTAAATATGAACTGCTGATCATATTCAGCGTCATCGGCTCAGTTATTGGTCTGGGTGTGTCTGCAGCATATAACCTCATAGTAAAAGAAGCATCAATGGCGGATCTGCTGGTGATGGGTATTATGATGATTGCAATGTCTATCGCGCTACTCAGCATCGTGATGCCTGTAATTTACAAATATGGAGTGGAAAAGGCCCGCATACTGATGATGGTGTGCATATTTCTGCCGATAATCCTAATCTTGGGCTTAGTGTACCTTGCAGAAGATGCTGGTATTGCTATTCCTGAGATGAATGAAGTGCTGGTGATTGTCTCGGCCCTTCTGGTCTCTGCGGCTGTGTTCCTGCTGTCATACTTCGTGTCTCTGAGGATCTATTCAAAAATAGATCTGTAA
- a CDS encoding ABC transporter ATP-binding protein: MDNILEVKDLTKRYDGFCLDRVSFSLPSGSIMGLIGENGAGKTTAIKAILGLISSDEGSVKIFGTDCKTNEKLIKSQIGVVFDECNFHQYMNADKVSKVMKNLHPDWDDALFRKYLKGFDVSESKIVKEMSRGMKVKFSIAAALAHKPKLLILDESTSGLDPISRDEILDIFLEFIQNEDHSILVSSHITSDLDKIADYITFIHNGKVALSKSKDELIYSYGIIKCKSSQFDKVDKNDIIAYIKKDFGCEILVKDKEKIISKYKDFVVDGVNIEDIMLFYARGEVLCTD; this comes from the coding sequence ATGGATAACATACTAGAAGTCAAGGATCTTACAAAGAGATACGACGGCTTCTGTCTAGATCGTGTTAGTTTTTCACTGCCAAGCGGTTCAATAATGGGCCTCATAGGAGAAAACGGCGCGGGAAAAACTACAGCGATCAAAGCGATCCTTGGACTGATATCATCAGATGAGGGATCCGTAAAGATATTTGGTACAGATTGTAAAACAAATGAAAAACTGATAAAGAGCCAGATTGGCGTGGTATTTGATGAGTGTAATTTTCATCAGTACATGAATGCAGATAAAGTTTCAAAAGTCATGAAAAATCTGCATCCTGACTGGGACGATGCACTTTTCAGGAAATACCTGAAAGGATTCGATGTATCTGAGAGCAAGATAGTAAAAGAAATGTCCAGAGGAATGAAGGTTAAATTCAGCATAGCGGCGGCACTGGCTCATAAGCCGAAACTTCTGATTCTTGATGAATCTACCAGCGGTCTTGATCCGATTTCGAGAGATGAAATCCTCGATATATTCCTTGAATTCATCCAAAACGAGGATCATTCCATATTAGTATCATCTCATATCACCAGTGATCTGGATAAGATAGCAGATTACATAACATTCATTCATAATGGCAAGGTTGCGTTGAGCAAATCCAAAGATGAGCTCATTTACAGCTACGGGATAATAAAATGCAAGAGCAGCCAGTTTGACAAAGTTGACAAAAATGATATTATTGCATACATCAAAAAGGACTTCGGCTGTGAAATATTAGTAAAAGATAAGGAAAAAATAATATCAAAATACAAAGATTTTGTTGTAGACGGTGTCAATATCGAAGACATAATGCTGTTCTATGCAAGGGGTGAAGTATTATGCACGGATTAA
- a CDS encoding GntR family transcriptional regulator codes for MDIIISNRSGKPIYEQITAQVKSAIMSGELQPGDPLPSMRALAKSLHISVITTQRAYEDLQRDGFIDTITGRGSFVAVQNKDIIQEEQLRNAEGHLQEAAEIGRTHGISLEKLIEILTIFYSEEE; via the coding sequence ATGGATATAATCATCAGCAATCGGTCAGGCAAACCCATCTATGAGCAGATTACTGCGCAGGTAAAATCTGCCATCATGAGCGGCGAGCTTCAGCCTGGTGATCCGCTTCCTTCTATGAGAGCTCTCGCCAAATCGCTGCATATCAGCGTAATCACGACTCAGCGCGCCTATGAAGACCTTCAGAGAGATGGCTTTATCGATACCATAACCGGCCGCGGAAGCTTCGTTGCTGTTCAGAATAAAGACATTATTCAAGAAGAGCAGCTGCGGAATGCTGAAGGCCATCTTCAAGAAGCAGCTGAAATTGGAAGAACCCATGGGATCAGTCTTGAGAAATTGATAGAAATTCTGACAATATTCTATTCGGAGGAAGAATGA
- a CDS encoding DUF3793 family protein, with the protein MAESESYLERCLVRHCSPTLANIKPGSLFTCPSDNTISLAAEIRALNSVLNIKGIRLRLLNISSGRALVYVYRPKMLHDYIKKEEICEFLCSSGYDCRDIKSVLSSLQRKIAAEGVPHEIGLFLGYPLEDVKGFIENKGRNYLCRGCWKVYCDKCKAQRMFNEIKLCRQLYLNEFEDGRSVADLAVYAG; encoded by the coding sequence ATGGCAGAATCAGAGAGCTATCTTGAGAGATGTTTAGTCAGGCACTGCTCACCCACCTTGGCAAATATCAAGCCGGGCAGTTTATTTACATGTCCGTCTGACAACACCATATCTTTAGCAGCGGAGATACGTGCTTTAAATTCAGTTCTAAATATCAAGGGCATCCGCCTCAGGTTATTGAATATCTCCTCGGGAAGAGCGCTTGTGTATGTCTACAGGCCGAAAATGCTGCATGATTACATTAAAAAAGAAGAGATCTGTGAGTTTCTATGCAGTTCTGGTTATGACTGCAGAGATATAAAGTCAGTACTGTCAAGTCTGCAGAGAAAAATTGCTGCGGAAGGAGTTCCGCACGAGATCGGACTGTTTTTAGGTTACCCCCTGGAAGATGTCAAAGGCTTCATAGAAAATAAGGGAAGAAACTATCTCTGCCGGGGATGCTGGAAAGTCTACTGTGACAAATGCAAGGCACAGAGAATGTTCAATGAGATCAAGCTATGCAGGCAGCTTTACCTGAATGAGTTTGAAGATGGCAGAAGTGTAGCAGACTTGGCAGTCTATGCAGGTTAA